A stretch of Saccharothrix texasensis DNA encodes these proteins:
- a CDS encoding MGH1-like glycoside hydrolase domain-containing protein — MSIGTTPEPRAPDIAGLRREAAATLLRNWRGSATVPTTALYPHQWSWDSAFIAVGQAHLSPRRAFAELTALHGAQWGDGRVPQIVFNPAVPADAYFPGPAFWRPLPRHGPPAGVSTTGLVQPPVHAAALLAVVERHPGAAADAAVRRLYPRLARSHDYLFDRRRVASGLVGIVHPWESGLDNSPSWDEPLGAVDPGLADDIAVLRRDLRHADAGHRPTDDDYARYMGIVAAYRDRGYADDDLLSLPFCTVDPLFCAVLAWSEHALAALARRIGVDPGRHVERARELTHQIHTRLFDPVLGCYVALDARTGRPLAKRTVSGLVPLLLPGGHRSALLATLTGPAFAAPGVRGVPSYDLTAADADPRRYWRGPTWLNTTWLLWRALLAHGETGHAARLAADMVGLVAGAGFREYFHPVTGEGLGSDHFSWTAALLLDVLAREPEGQGWQR, encoded by the coding sequence GTGAGCATCGGGACGACGCCGGAGCCGCGGGCGCCGGACATCGCCGGCCTGCGGCGCGAGGCCGCCGCGACCCTGCTGCGGAACTGGCGCGGGTCGGCCACCGTGCCGACGACCGCGCTGTACCCGCACCAGTGGAGCTGGGACTCGGCGTTCATCGCCGTCGGCCAGGCGCACCTGAGCCCGCGCCGGGCGTTCGCGGAGCTGACCGCGTTGCACGGCGCGCAGTGGGGCGACGGGCGGGTGCCGCAGATCGTGTTCAACCCCGCCGTGCCGGCCGACGCCTACTTCCCGGGCCCGGCGTTCTGGCGACCGCTGCCGCGGCACGGGCCGCCGGCGGGGGTGTCGACCACGGGCCTGGTCCAGCCGCCGGTGCACGCCGCCGCGCTGCTCGCCGTCGTCGAACGCCACCCGGGCGCCGCCGCCGACGCGGCCGTCCGGCGCCTGTACCCGCGGCTCGCGCGCTCCCACGACTACCTGTTCGACCGGCGACGCGTGGCGTCCGGGCTGGTCGGCATCGTGCACCCGTGGGAGTCGGGGCTGGACAACAGCCCGTCGTGGGACGAACCGCTCGGCGCGGTCGACCCGGGTTTGGCCGACGACATCGCGGTGCTGCGGCGCGACCTGCGGCACGCCGACGCCGGGCACCGGCCGACGGACGACGACTACGCGCGTTACATGGGCATCGTCGCCGCCTACCGCGACCGGGGTTACGCCGACGACGACCTGCTCAGCCTGCCGTTCTGCACCGTGGACCCGTTGTTCTGCGCGGTGCTCGCCTGGTCGGAGCACGCGTTGGCGGCGCTCGCCCGCCGCATCGGCGTCGACCCGGGCAGGCACGTCGAGCGGGCGCGGGAGTTGACGCACCAGATCCACACGCGGCTGTTCGACCCGGTGCTGGGGTGCTACGTGGCGCTCGACGCGCGCACCGGCCGTCCCCTCGCCAAGCGCACGGTCTCCGGCCTGGTCCCGCTGCTGCTGCCCGGCGGGCACCGGTCGGCGCTGCTGGCGACCCTCACCGGACCGGCGTTCGCGGCCCCGGGCGTGCGCGGCGTGCCCAGCTACGACCTGACCGCCGCCGACGCCGACCCGCGCCGGTACTGGCGCGGACCGACGTGGCTCAACACCACCTGGCTGCTGTGGCGGGCGTTGCTGGCGCACGGCGAGACCGGGCACGCCGCCCGGCTGGCGGCCGACATGGTCGGCCTGGTCGCCGGCGCCGGGTTCCGGGAGTACTTCCACCCGGTGACCGGCGAGGGCCTCGGCTCGGACCACTTCAGCTGGACGGCGGCGCTCCTGCTGGACGTCCTCGCGCGTGAACCGGAAGGGCAAGGATGGCAACGGTAG
- a CDS encoding zinc-dependent alcohol dehydrogenase, with translation MATVVRLDAPGCVSIAEEPDPPLHATGVRLRTRYSGISAGTELTQYRGTNAHVVKTWDPDARLFVPGRPAVAYPVVVGYEEVGEVVEVGDEVTAVRPGQVVWGAWGHRSTTVVEEEYAAARVLDPAADPVLGIFSHIGSVALNVVLDADLHVGETAVVFGLGVVGQIVAQLARRNGARVIGVDTLPDRLALARDLGADVALDAGEGRIAEQVRAATSGRGADVALEVSGNPQALHEAVRSVAYNSRVVTAGFYQGEARGLFLGEEFHHNRVDLVCSQISGVAPGLAHRWDRRRLNTTVIDLAVRGRLSLRPLVSHVVPFTDAAWAYDLLDTHPERVTQVVLEFPAPDGCDHPRGAA, from the coding sequence ATGGCAACGGTAGTGCGGCTGGACGCGCCGGGGTGCGTCTCGATCGCGGAAGAGCCCGACCCGCCGCTGCACGCGACCGGCGTCCGACTGCGCACGCGGTACTCGGGCATCTCGGCGGGCACGGAGCTGACCCAGTACCGCGGCACCAACGCGCACGTCGTGAAGACGTGGGACCCCGACGCGCGGCTGTTCGTGCCGGGCCGGCCGGCGGTCGCGTACCCGGTGGTGGTGGGGTACGAGGAGGTCGGCGAGGTGGTGGAGGTCGGCGACGAGGTCACCGCGGTCCGGCCCGGCCAGGTCGTGTGGGGCGCGTGGGGTCACCGCTCGACGACCGTGGTGGAGGAGGAGTACGCGGCGGCACGCGTGCTCGACCCGGCGGCCGACCCGGTGCTGGGGATCTTCAGCCACATCGGCTCGGTGGCGCTCAACGTCGTGCTGGACGCCGACCTCCACGTCGGCGAGACCGCCGTGGTGTTCGGCCTCGGCGTGGTCGGGCAGATCGTCGCCCAGCTCGCCCGGCGCAACGGCGCGCGGGTGATCGGGGTCGACACCCTCCCCGACCGCCTGGCGCTGGCCCGGGACCTCGGCGCGGACGTGGCGCTGGACGCCGGCGAAGGCCGGATCGCCGAGCAGGTCCGCGCGGCGACCTCCGGTCGCGGCGCGGACGTCGCCCTGGAGGTCAGCGGCAACCCCCAGGCGCTGCACGAGGCGGTCCGCTCGGTCGCCTACAACTCGCGCGTCGTCACGGCCGGCTTCTACCAGGGCGAGGCGCGGGGGCTGTTCCTCGGCGAGGAGTTCCACCACAACCGGGTCGACCTGGTGTGCTCGCAGATCTCCGGCGTCGCACCCGGTCTCGCGCACCGCTGGGACCGCCGGCGGCTCAACACCACCGTCATCGACCTGGCCGTCAGGGGCCGGCTGTCGCTGCGGCCGCTGGTGTCGCACGTCGTGCCGTTCACCGACGCCGCGTGGGCCTACGACCTGCTCGACACCCATCCGGAACGGGTGACGCAGGTGGTGCTGGAGTTCCCCGCGCCGGATGGGTGCGACCACCCGCGCGGTGCCGCCTAG
- a CDS encoding NAD(P)/FAD-dependent oxidoreductase: protein MTPAPEVSDVLVVGASAAGLATAEALRRKGYTGGLTLLGDEAHPPYDRPPLSKHVLSGAWEPERARLRGQDALDGLGARFVLGDPAVSLDPAARGVRTASGTVLRADAVVVATGARPRTLPDQEGLGGVHVLRTVGDAVALRADLLTAERLVVVGDGVLGAEVAATARGLGLDVTLAGPQPAPLAARLGPLVSGLLADLHAGHGVRLRLGAAVLGLTGRDGRVTGVRLDTGDVLPADVVVVALGAVPNTDWLLDSGLLLDNGVVCDARCRAAAGVYAVGDVARWHHEHLGSSLRLENRTNATEQAGVVADNILGADRAYTPVPYFWTDQFDAKLQVFGRLPVDAEVSVVDGDVTARRFVALYRLAGEPVGVLGWNMPKQARLLRQRLLGQAPTPGRARTTA from the coding sequence GTGACACCCGCTCCCGAGGTGTCCGACGTGCTCGTCGTCGGCGCCTCGGCCGCCGGCCTGGCCACCGCCGAGGCGTTGCGCCGCAAGGGCTACACCGGCGGGCTGACCCTGCTCGGCGACGAGGCGCACCCGCCGTACGACCGGCCCCCGCTGTCCAAGCACGTCCTGTCCGGCGCGTGGGAGCCCGAACGCGCCCGGCTGCGCGGCCAGGACGCGCTCGACGGGCTGGGCGCGAGGTTCGTGCTCGGCGACCCGGCCGTGTCGCTGGACCCGGCCGCGCGCGGCGTGCGCACGGCGTCGGGGACCGTGCTGCGGGCCGACGCGGTGGTCGTCGCGACCGGCGCGCGGCCCAGGACCCTGCCGGACCAGGAGGGACTGGGCGGTGTGCACGTGCTGCGCACCGTGGGTGACGCGGTCGCGTTGCGGGCCGACCTGCTCACCGCCGAACGGCTGGTGGTGGTGGGCGACGGCGTGCTCGGCGCGGAGGTCGCCGCCACGGCGCGCGGCCTCGGCCTGGACGTCACCCTCGCCGGGCCGCAGCCCGCGCCCCTGGCCGCCCGGCTGGGACCGCTCGTGTCCGGTCTGCTCGCCGACCTGCACGCCGGGCACGGTGTCCGGCTGCGCCTCGGCGCCGCCGTGCTCGGCCTGACCGGGCGGGACGGGCGCGTCACCGGCGTGCGGCTGGACACCGGCGACGTGCTGCCGGCCGACGTCGTCGTGGTCGCGCTGGGCGCGGTCCCGAACACCGACTGGCTGCTCGACAGCGGCCTGCTGCTCGACAACGGCGTGGTCTGCGACGCGAGGTGCCGTGCCGCAGCCGGCGTCTACGCGGTCGGCGACGTGGCGCGGTGGCACCACGAGCACCTGGGTTCGTCGCTGCGCCTGGAGAACCGGACCAACGCCACCGAGCAGGCCGGGGTGGTGGCCGACAACATCCTCGGCGCGGACCGCGCGTACACGCCCGTGCCGTACTTCTGGACCGACCAGTTCGACGCCAAGCTCCAGGTCTTCGGCCGGCTGCCCGTCGACGCGGAGGTGTCCGTCGTGGACGGTGACGTCACCGCGCGCCGGTTCGTCGCGCTCTACCGGCTCGCGGGCGAGCCGGTAGGCGTGCTCGGCTGGAACATGCCCAAGCAGGCCCGCCTGCTCCGGCAACGCCTGCTCGGTCAGGCGCCGACCCCCGGGAGGGCGAGGACGACGGCGTGA
- a CDS encoding sugar phosphate isomerase/epimerase family protein translates to MPQWKIACQEQLLPGASIEQKWEFAQSAGFDGIELRARDGEAFAARLGVLERAAGRGVVMPSVCLDALPLVGDDLGDGLRQVSSLAALGTRTVVVPLSDLRRVPRQRSSTPDRDTWSDGLRRLAEQAGRDGVSLCLQPVNRYEGRPVNTLDQAAQLCRAAGSPAVRVAAGTFHMNIEEADPAGALLAAGPWLGHVGLADSTGLEPGAGHVDWPALFAALDAAGYEGWTSLACRLSGPAEVVLGAAVGVLRQAGG, encoded by the coding sequence ATGCCGCAGTGGAAGATCGCCTGCCAGGAGCAGCTGCTGCCGGGCGCCTCGATCGAGCAGAAGTGGGAGTTCGCGCAGTCGGCGGGGTTCGACGGCATCGAGCTGCGCGCACGCGACGGCGAGGCGTTCGCGGCGAGGCTCGGCGTGCTCGAACGCGCGGCCGGGCGCGGTGTGGTGATGCCCTCGGTGTGCCTGGACGCGCTGCCGCTGGTCGGCGACGACCTCGGCGACGGGCTGCGGCAGGTGTCCTCGCTCGCGGCGCTGGGCACGCGGACCGTGGTGGTGCCGCTGTCGGACCTGCGCCGGGTGCCGCGGCAACGATCGTCCACTCCGGACCGGGACACGTGGTCGGACGGTCTGCGCCGCCTCGCCGAGCAGGCCGGGCGGGACGGCGTGTCGCTCTGCCTGCAACCGGTCAACCGCTACGAGGGCCGGCCCGTCAACACGCTCGACCAGGCCGCGCAGCTGTGCCGGGCGGCGGGGTCGCCCGCCGTCCGGGTGGCCGCCGGCACGTTCCACATGAACATCGAGGAGGCCGACCCGGCCGGCGCGCTGCTGGCGGCCGGGCCGTGGCTCGGGCACGTCGGGCTCGCCGACTCCACCGGGCTCGAACCCGGCGCGGGCCACGTCGACTGGCCGGCGCTGTTCGCGGCGCTCGACGCCGCCGGGTACGAGGGGTGGACGAGCCTCGCGTGCCGCCTGTCCGGTCCGGCCGAGGTCGTCCTGGGGGCGGCGGTCGGCGTGCTGCGGCAGGCCGGCGGGTGA
- a CDS encoding ferredoxin: protein MKVTVDEDKCCGAGSCVLAAPDVFDQRDEDGVVVLLDPEPAEHLHAAVREAAEVCPAAAILLGERA, encoded by the coding sequence ATGAAGGTCACCGTGGACGAGGACAAGTGCTGCGGGGCGGGCTCCTGCGTGCTGGCCGCGCCGGACGTGTTCGACCAGCGGGACGAGGACGGCGTGGTGGTGCTGCTCGACCCCGAACCCGCCGAGCACCTGCACGCCGCGGTCCGCGAGGCCGCCGAGGTGTGCCCGGCGGCGGCGATCCTGCTGGGCGAGCGGGCGTGA
- a CDS encoding cytochrome P450, with protein sequence MALGDTDHVLDYPIPGPAALEPPAEWAELRQGCPVAHVRLPSGDAARLLTRYDDVKQVLADPRFTRNLDAPDAARIAANESGGVFNSGLGKAMREEYHQQWRRMVGKWFTAKRMTALRPGIEAMAERLLDDMVAGGAPADLKAALGFPLPVWVICDMLGVPGSDRDKFAYWSNTLLSLTRYAQAEIDAAQAEFAAYMSAHIAATRADPGDDLISELITAAAGAGHVMPDEALLATSQGLLVAGHETTANMIGKMVGMLLADRTRWEALLADPSLVRTAVEEALRADANPGFGIPRYITEDAEIGGSVIPRGTTVVCNLAAANRDEDVFADAAELDLARTPNTHLAFGSGAHACLGQSLARTELQAVLDVLLRRLPTLELAVPAAELERVDGLVVGGLQELPVRW encoded by the coding sequence GTGGCGCTCGGAGACACCGACCACGTGCTGGACTACCCGATCCCCGGTCCGGCCGCGCTGGAGCCGCCCGCGGAGTGGGCCGAGCTGCGGCAGGGGTGCCCGGTCGCCCACGTCCGGCTGCCCAGCGGCGACGCGGCCCGGCTGCTGACCCGCTACGACGACGTCAAGCAGGTGCTGGCGGACCCCAGGTTCACCCGCAACCTCGACGCGCCGGACGCGGCCCGGATCGCGGCGAACGAGTCCGGCGGCGTGTTCAACAGCGGCCTGGGCAAGGCCATGCGCGAGGAGTACCACCAGCAGTGGCGGCGCATGGTCGGCAAGTGGTTCACCGCCAAGCGCATGACGGCGCTGCGGCCGGGCATCGAGGCGATGGCCGAGCGGCTGCTCGACGACATGGTGGCGGGCGGCGCGCCCGCCGACCTGAAGGCCGCGCTCGGCTTCCCGCTGCCGGTGTGGGTCATCTGCGACATGCTCGGCGTGCCCGGGAGCGACCGGGACAAGTTCGCCTACTGGTCGAACACCCTGCTCAGCCTCACCCGCTACGCGCAGGCCGAGATCGACGCCGCGCAGGCCGAGTTCGCCGCCTACATGAGCGCCCACATCGCCGCGACCAGGGCGGACCCGGGCGACGACCTGATCAGCGAGCTGATCACCGCCGCGGCGGGCGCCGGCCACGTCATGCCGGACGAGGCGCTGCTGGCCACCTCGCAGGGCCTGCTGGTGGCCGGGCACGAGACCACGGCCAACATGATCGGCAAGATGGTCGGGATGCTGCTGGCCGACCGGACGCGGTGGGAGGCGCTGCTGGCCGACCCGTCACTGGTGCGCACGGCGGTGGAAGAGGCGTTGCGCGCCGACGCCAACCCCGGGTTCGGCATCCCGCGCTACATCACCGAGGACGCCGAGATCGGCGGCAGCGTGATCCCGCGCGGCACGACCGTGGTGTGCAACCTGGCCGCGGCCAACCGGGACGAGGACGTCTTCGCCGACGCCGCCGAGCTGGACCTGGCGCGCACCCCGAACACGCACCTGGCGTTCGGCTCGGGCGCGCACGCGTGCCTGGGGCAGTCGTTGGCCCGCACCGAGCTGCAAGCCGTGCTGGACGTGCTGCTGCGCCGCCTGCCGACCCTGGAGCTGGCCGTGCCCGCGGCCGAGCTGGAGCGCGTCGACGGCCTGGTCGTCGGCGGTCTGCAGGAACTGCCCGTCCGCTGGTGA
- a CDS encoding ABC transporter substrate-binding protein codes for MTRRGLRALAAATPLALVLSACGGGDPGGAADGPLVFWTIEDTADRVRAQERLLAAFTERTGIETEVVAIAENQLTTVLTSAAASGELPDVIGSISLPIMSQLRTDDLLDTDAAKQVVDALGVDTFAAQSLELTREGDTQLVVPSDGWAQLLFYRKDLFAQAGLAPPTTYDAIRQAAERLDRDDVAGITASTTPADVFTHQTFEHLALANGCDLVDDDGRVALDSPACVGAFQLYTDLLTRHSVAGNQDVDTTRATYFAGRSAMVIWSSYLLDELAGLRADALPTCPQCQADPAFLAKNTGVVAALSGPDGGEPTTFGETASFAVLKDAATDDAKKLVEHLMSDGYRDWLAIAPEGKVPVRAGTEDNPRQYAEAWLGLDVGVDTKAPLSEFYDAETLRVVQDSPRSFSRWGFPQGKAELAGAVAGQLVVPKALAGALNGGGDAPAAAREATERAAGIARELGE; via the coding sequence ATGACCCGACGCGGACTGCGCGCGCTCGCCGCCGCGACGCCTCTCGCCCTCGTGCTGTCGGCCTGCGGCGGCGGTGACCCCGGTGGCGCGGCGGACGGCCCGCTGGTCTTCTGGACCATCGAGGACACCGCCGACCGGGTGCGCGCCCAGGAACGCCTGCTGGCGGCGTTCACCGAGCGGACCGGCATCGAGACCGAGGTGGTCGCGATCGCCGAGAACCAGCTCACCACCGTGCTGACCTCGGCCGCCGCGTCCGGCGAGCTGCCCGACGTCATCGGGTCGATCTCGCTGCCGATCATGAGCCAGTTGCGCACCGACGACCTGCTCGACACCGACGCGGCCAAGCAGGTCGTGGACGCCCTCGGCGTCGACACGTTCGCGGCGCAGTCGCTGGAGCTGACCCGCGAGGGCGACACGCAGCTCGTCGTGCCCAGCGACGGCTGGGCGCAACTCCTGTTCTACCGCAAGGACCTGTTCGCCCAGGCCGGGCTGGCGCCGCCGACCACCTACGACGCCATCCGGCAGGCCGCCGAACGGCTCGACCGGGACGACGTCGCGGGGATCACCGCGAGCACCACGCCCGCCGACGTGTTCACCCACCAGACGTTCGAGCACCTGGCCCTCGCCAACGGCTGCGACCTCGTCGACGACGACGGGCGGGTGGCGCTGGACAGCCCCGCGTGCGTCGGCGCGTTCCAGCTCTACACCGACCTCCTCACCCGCCACTCGGTGGCGGGCAACCAGGACGTCGACACCACGCGCGCCACGTACTTCGCGGGCAGGTCCGCCATGGTGATCTGGTCGTCGTACCTGCTCGACGAACTCGCGGGCCTGCGCGCCGACGCGCTGCCCACCTGCCCGCAGTGCCAGGCCGACCCGGCGTTCCTGGCGAAGAACACCGGCGTGGTGGCCGCCCTGAGCGGACCGGACGGCGGCGAGCCGACCACGTTCGGCGAGACCGCGTCGTTCGCGGTGCTCAAGGACGCCGCGACGGACGACGCCAAGAAACTCGTCGAACACCTGATGAGCGACGGCTACCGGGACTGGCTGGCCATCGCGCCGGAGGGCAAGGTGCCGGTCCGCGCGGGCACCGAGGACAACCCGCGCCAGTACGCCGAAGCGTGGCTCGGCCTCGACGTCGGCGTGGACACCAAAGCGCCGCTGTCGGAGTTCTACGACGCGGAGACGCTGCGGGTCGTGCAGGACAGCCCGCGCAGCTTCAGCCGGTGGGGCTTCCCCCAGGGCAAGGCGGAACTCGCCGGCGCCGTCGCCGGGCAGCTGGTCGTGCCCAAGGCGCTGGCCGGGGCACTGAACGGCGGCGGCGACGCGCCCGCCGCCGCCCGCGAGGCGACCGAGCGGGCCGCCGGCATCGCCCGGGAACTCGGCGAGTAG